GGCCGCGGGACGCGGCCGCCGCACGGGCCAGCGGGAAGAACGATCGCGCGTCGCGGGCACGGTCCGCGAGCGTGCCGCGCGCCCGGCGGGCGGCACAACAGAGTTGTTCAGTACACCGGTTCGAGAGGAGCCTGGCGTTCCGTGAGCAGGGACAACAGCACGTTTGAATGGTCCGACCAGGACCGGCGGGCGGTGGACGTGATCCGCGCCCTCGCCATGGACGCGGTCGAGGAAGCGGGCTCCGGTCACCCCGGGACGGCGATGAGCCTCGCGCCCGCCGCCTACCTTCTCTTCCAGCGATTCCTCCGGCACGACCCGACCGACCCGAACTGGGCCGGCAGGGACAGGTTCGTGCTCTCCTGCGGGCACTCCAGCCTTACCCTCTACATCCAGCTCTACCTGTCGGGCTACCCGATGACGCTGGAGGACCTGAAGGCGCTGCGCAAGTGGGGCAGCCTCACCCCCGGCCACCCCGAGTACGGGCACACCGCGGGCGTGGAGACGACCACGGGGCCGCTCGGGCAGGGCCTCGCGAACGCCGTCGGCATGGCCATGGCCGCGCGCCGCGAGCGCGGGCTGTTCGACCCCGACGCGCCGCAGGGCGAGTCCCCCTTCGACCACACCATCTGGGTGTTCGCGTCCGACGGCGACGTCCAGGAGGGCATCAGCCACGAGGCGAGCGCCCTCGCCGGGCACCAGAAGCTCGGCAACCTGATCGTGCTCTACGACGACAACCGCATCTCGATCGAGGACGACACCGCGATCGCGATGTCGGAGGACGTCCAGGCCCGCTACGCCGCCTACGGCTGGGACGTGCACCGGGTCGACTGGACGGAGAACGGCGACTACGAGGAGAACGTGGGCGCGCTCGCCGAGGCGTTCGCGGCGGCGCAGGCCGACACGTCCCGCCCGTCGCTGATCTCACTGCGGACGATCATCGGCTGGCCGGCGCCGAACAAGAAGAACACCGGGGCGATCCACGGCGCGGCGCTCGGCGCGGAGGAGGTCGCCGCGACCAAGCGGATCCTCGGCCTGGACCCGGCGGAGACGTTCCACGTCCCCGACGACGTCCTCGCGCACGCGCGCAAGGTGGCCGACCGGGGCCGCGCCGAGCACGCCGAGTGGGACAAGGCGTTCGCCTCTTGGCGGGAGGCCAACCCCGAGCGGGCCGCCGAGTACGACCGGATCTCCGCCCGCGCGCTGCCGCCCGGCTGGGAGTCCGCGCTGCCCGAGTTCGAGGCCGGCACCGACGTCGCGACCCGCAAGGCGTCCGGCGACGTGCTCGCCGCGCTGGCGCCGGTGCTGCCGGAGCTGTGGGGCGGGTCGGCCGACCTCGCCGGCAGCAACAACACGACGATGAAGGGCGAGCCGTCCTTCATCCCCGAGGAGTTCCAGACCAAGGAGTTCCCCGGTCACCGCTACGGCCGCACGCTGCACTTCGGCGTGCGCGAGCACGCGATGGCCGCGATCTGCAACGGCATCGCGCTGCACGGCGGGACCCGCCCCTACAGCGGCACGTTCCTGGTGTTCAGCGACTACATGCGCCCGGCGGTGCGGCTGGCCGCGCTGATGCGGCTGCCGGTGACGTTCGTGTGGACGCACGACTCCATCGGCCTCGGCGAGGACGGCCCCACGCACCAGCCGGTCGAGCACCTGTGGT
The sequence above is drawn from the Actinomadura hallensis genome and encodes:
- the tkt gene encoding transketolase; the protein is MSRDNSTFEWSDQDRRAVDVIRALAMDAVEEAGSGHPGTAMSLAPAAYLLFQRFLRHDPTDPNWAGRDRFVLSCGHSSLTLYIQLYLSGYPMTLEDLKALRKWGSLTPGHPEYGHTAGVETTTGPLGQGLANAVGMAMAARRERGLFDPDAPQGESPFDHTIWVFASDGDVQEGISHEASALAGHQKLGNLIVLYDDNRISIEDDTAIAMSEDVQARYAAYGWDVHRVDWTENGDYEENVGALAEAFAAAQADTSRPSLISLRTIIGWPAPNKKNTGAIHGAALGAEEVAATKRILGLDPAETFHVPDDVLAHARKVADRGRAEHAEWDKAFASWREANPERAAEYDRISARALPPGWESALPEFEAGTDVATRKASGDVLAALAPVLPELWGGSADLAGSNNTTMKGEPSFIPEEFQTKEFPGHRYGRTLHFGVREHAMAAICNGIALHGGTRPYSGTFLVFSDYMRPAVRLAALMRLPVTFVWTHDSIGLGEDGPTHQPVEHLWSLRAIPGLDVVRPADANETAVAWRTVLQHTDRPAGIALTRQKVPTFERGGELASAEGAARGGYVLADAEGGRPEVIIIATGSEVAIALEARTALQAEGTPTRVVSMPCVEWFEEQPDAYRQEVLPPGVRARVSVEAGVALGWRAYVGDAGESVSLEHFGASADYKTLYLQFGITAERVVAAAKASLIKAGVRQAGRGETTGN